A genome region from Alkalibaculum bacchi includes the following:
- a CDS encoding uroporphyrinogen decarboxylase family protein, giving the protein MNSILNFNGKVPKFLFSDSLWNQNYLHRLGCEYSDEIQSIIRSSREMVKEFHCNFTISYFGFIPEVNEILGHKGWICFDNNVYQRKFIELMTREEYEELIWNPLEFIKNKAIFRLYKNTAPENLVEAYKEFNAKNESNYMAQKLLKEKYQINHLYLDIITSPLDVLGDFFRGTKNLLMDMHNCPDLVKEAANSLVDFCYEKALYNKRQFDNAVIMPLHIPSILSTRDFTNFFFPSFHKLIQKLLQDDFIILIMLEGKVERLLDKFFEINSPKVIFHFEEDIPAIVKEKMNENNLISGFFPVHLLKYGTEEECISYAVKLLHIFKGKKYIFTTNKVIYSPTEVNIDKLRVVYQYVEEYGK; this is encoded by the coding sequence ATGAACTCAATTTTAAATTTTAATGGTAAGGTGCCAAAGTTTTTATTCTCTGATTCACTTTGGAATCAAAATTATCTACATCGCTTAGGTTGTGAATACTCAGATGAAATTCAGTCCATTATAAGGTCAAGCCGTGAGATGGTCAAAGAATTTCACTGTAATTTCACTATTAGCTATTTTGGATTCATACCTGAAGTAAATGAAATATTAGGTCATAAGGGATGGATTTGCTTTGACAATAACGTATATCAAAGAAAGTTCATTGAATTAATGACTAGAGAAGAGTATGAAGAGCTTATATGGAATCCACTTGAGTTTATAAAAAACAAAGCAATTTTTAGGCTTTATAAAAATACCGCTCCCGAGAACTTAGTAGAAGCTTATAAAGAATTTAATGCAAAGAATGAATCAAATTACATGGCTCAGAAGCTTCTTAAAGAGAAATACCAAATAAATCATTTGTACTTAGATATCATAACATCACCCCTTGATGTTCTAGGAGATTTCTTTAGAGGAACAAAGAACCTTCTAATGGATATGCATAATTGTCCTGATCTCGTTAAAGAGGCAGCTAATTCATTAGTAGACTTCTGCTATGAGAAGGCCCTTTATAATAAAAGACAATTTGACAATGCAGTGATAATGCCACTTCATATACCGAGTATTTTAAGCACAAGGGATTTCACAAACTTTTTCTTTCCATCCTTTCACAAATTAATCCAAAAACTTCTCCAGGACGATTTCATTATTCTAATCATGTTAGAAGGAAAAGTAGAAAGGCTGTTAGATAAATTTTTTGAAATCAACTCACCAAAAGTAATCTTTCACTTTGAAGAGGATATTCCCGCTATAGTAAAAGAAAAAATGAATGAAAATAATCTTATCTCTGGTTTTTTTCCAGTCCACTTATTAAAATACGGAACAGAGGAGGAGTGTATTTCTTACGCTGTAAAGTTACTCCACATTTTTAAAGGAAAGAAGTATATATTTACTACAAATAAGGTTATTTATTCTCCTACAGAAGTAAATATAGACAAATTAAGGGTAGTTTACCAGTACGTGGAAGAGTACGGCAAATAA
- a CDS encoding GntR family transcriptional regulator, translating to MGVLYIDIVDDIKNKILSGELGPGDLLQPETELASSYGVSRTTLRKSFSLLVNQGYIYTIPGKGNYVCKPTRKHYEMQFDEVENINCKIDDISLLDVKIVETNRKLMEKLMTGPSDKIVRIRKVFNCNKKPIEYIVMYLPYERGNPIVEDAIKFANFHDIMDRNQLHFQVEKEIDIKIIKPDLEVKEVLQLKDEYIFLVSQGIYSTEKNSVISYNEFYIRGEYLTLHAEAKI from the coding sequence ATGGGAGTTTTATATATTGATATTGTTGATGATATAAAAAATAAAATTCTTTCAGGAGAGCTGGGGCCAGGCGATTTGCTTCAGCCAGAAACAGAACTGGCTAGTTCCTATGGGGTAAGCCGTACTACTTTAAGAAAGAGTTTTTCATTGTTAGTAAATCAAGGTTATATTTACACTATACCGGGGAAAGGTAATTATGTATGTAAACCAACGAGAAAGCACTATGAGATGCAATTTGATGAAGTTGAAAATATTAATTGCAAGATCGATGATATTAGTTTACTAGATGTGAAGATCGTTGAGACTAATCGAAAACTGATGGAGAAACTAATGACGGGTCCTTCTGATAAAATTGTTCGAATTAGAAAAGTATTTAATTGCAATAAAAAGCCAATTGAGTACATTGTCATGTACTTGCCTTATGAAAGAGGAAATCCTATTGTAGAAGACGCCATAAAATTTGCCAACTTTCACGATATTATGGACCGTAATCAATTACATTTTCAAGTTGAAAAAGAGATCGATATTAAAATAATAAAACCAGATCTTGAAGTCAAAGAAGTGTTACAATTAAAAGATGAATACATTTTTTTAGTTTCACAAGGGATATACTCTACGGAGAAAAATAGTGTAATTAGTTATAATGAATTTTATATTCGAGGTGAGTATTTGACCCTTCATGCAGAAGCGAAGATATAA
- a CDS encoding cobalamin B12-binding domain-containing protein has translation MNEKIVQAMAELNEKLLFYHIQIAFQNGEPSQNVYKCLSEGLKLVGKKYEEGEYYIADLIVAGELIKKILATEEMSLRTSGDQKFIGKVAVGTVFQDIHDVGKDIFISMLEAAGFETIDLGVDVPPERFIQCIREDKPDIIGISGVLSIIGSNIKIIIDRIKEENIREDVKIIVGGASVNDKLFEFVGADAFSIDASEGVRICKNWMGIEE, from the coding sequence ATGAACGAGAAAATTGTACAGGCTATGGCAGAGCTTAATGAGAAGTTATTATTTTATCATATACAAATTGCTTTTCAAAATGGAGAACCCTCTCAGAATGTGTACAAGTGTTTAAGTGAAGGACTTAAACTAGTAGGCAAAAAGTATGAAGAAGGGGAATACTACATCGCTGATTTAATTGTAGCAGGAGAATTAATAAAAAAAATCCTTGCTACTGAGGAAATGTCCTTAAGAACATCTGGCGATCAGAAATTCATAGGCAAGGTTGCAGTTGGTACGGTGTTTCAAGATATTCATGACGTAGGAAAGGATATTTTTATCAGTATGTTAGAGGCTGCTGGTTTTGAGACCATAGATTTAGGCGTAGATGTACCTCCTGAGAGGTTTATACAATGTATTCGAGAGGACAAACCTGATATTATTGGGATTAGCGGGGTTTTATCCATAATTGGTTCAAATATAAAGATCATTATAGATCGAATTAAGGAAGAAAATATAAGAGAAGATGTAAAAATAATTGTGGGTGGGGCCTCTGTTAATGATAAATTATTTGAATTTGTAGGTGCCGATGCCTTTAGCATAGATGCTTCTGAAGGGGTTAGAATATGTAAAAACTGGATGGGTATCGAAGAATAA
- a CDS encoding uroporphyrinogen decarboxylase family protein, with translation MLTPRQNLVETIKRGNPDRFVNQFEFMDLIMEAPMDLPLAPAPGTEVVNKWGITFRWPEGQIGSFPVHDDEHKVLKDITKWREVVKAPSVFYTEEEWAPAVAHANSIDRNEKFVTAFCAPGIFEQTHHLMGIEDALMSFYEEPEEMQALIDYIVEYELAYAKEVIDHIHPDCLFHHDDWGSQISTFVSVPMFEEFLLPAYKKVYGFWKENGVELIVHHSDSFAATLVPAMIEMGIDIWQGTMTTNNIPELIKKYGDKITFMGGIDSGKVDHPEWSPEEIEKYVEIACKENGKLSFIPSLSQGLNIASFEGVYDETSAAIDRMSKKMF, from the coding sequence ATGTTAACACCTAGACAAAATTTAGTGGAAACGATTAAACGTGGCAATCCTGATCGATTTGTTAACCAATTTGAATTCATGGATCTTATTATGGAAGCACCAATGGACCTTCCATTAGCACCAGCTCCAGGTACTGAAGTTGTAAATAAATGGGGCATTACCTTTAGATGGCCTGAAGGTCAAATTGGTTCTTTCCCTGTTCACGATGATGAACATAAGGTATTAAAAGATATTACGAAATGGAGAGAAGTAGTAAAAGCTCCTTCTGTATTTTATACAGAAGAAGAATGGGCACCAGCAGTTGCTCATGCAAATTCTATAGATCGAAACGAAAAATTTGTTACTGCATTCTGTGCACCTGGTATATTTGAACAGACTCATCACCTTATGGGAATTGAAGATGCACTAATGAGTTTCTATGAAGAGCCAGAAGAAATGCAAGCACTTATTGATTATATTGTAGAATATGAATTAGCATATGCAAAAGAAGTGATTGACCATATTCATCCTGACTGTTTATTCCACCACGATGACTGGGGTAGTCAAATTTCTACATTTGTTTCAGTACCAATGTTTGAAGAATTTTTATTACCAGCATATAAAAAAGTTTATGGATTCTGGAAGGAAAATGGAGTTGAATTAATCGTTCACCACAGTGATTCTTTTGCTGCTACACTAGTTCCAGCAATGATTGAAATGGGAATCGATATATGGCAAGGAACGATGACAACAAATAATATTCCTGAATTAATCAAAAAATATGGGGATAAAATCACTTTCATGGGCGGAATCGACAGCGGTAAAGTAGATCATCCAGAGTGGTCACCAGAAGAAATCGAAAAATATGTAGAAATTGCATGTAAAGAAAATGGAAAATTATCTTTTATCCCTTCTTTAAGCCAAGGACTTAATATCGCATCTTTTGAAGGTGTATATGATGAAACAAGCGCTGCAATTGACAGAATGAGTAAAAAAATGTTCTAA
- a CDS encoding corrinoid protein, with protein sequence MSIMEEVKAKVQAGKTKLVPGLVQEALDGGNKAEDILQVMVDAMGVVGDKFSAGEIFVPEMLIAAKAMAKGVEVLKPHMANDSASSLGTCIMGTVAGDLHDIGKNLVIMMIESAGFKMVDLGVDVPAQKFVDAIKENENVKLVAFSGLLTTTMPALKEAVQAVKASGLTGFKTIIGGAPVTQEYADEIGADGYAPDAGSAAMKAKELVASL encoded by the coding sequence ATGTCTATAATGGAAGAGGTAAAAGCAAAAGTACAAGCAGGAAAAACGAAATTAGTTCCAGGTTTAGTTCAAGAAGCATTAGATGGAGGAAATAAAGCAGAAGATATCCTTCAAGTAATGGTTGACGCTATGGGAGTTGTAGGAGACAAATTTTCAGCAGGCGAAATCTTTGTTCCTGAAATGCTTATTGCAGCAAAAGCTATGGCAAAGGGAGTAGAAGTATTAAAACCGCATATGGCAAACGATAGTGCATCTTCGTTAGGAACATGCATTATGGGAACTGTAGCAGGTGACTTACACGATATAGGCAAAAACCTTGTAATCATGATGATTGAAAGTGCTGGATTCAAAATGGTTGACTTAGGCGTTGACGTTCCAGCTCAAAAATTTGTAGATGCAATTAAAGAAAACGAAAACGTAAAATTAGTAGCTTTTTCTGGCTTACTTACAACTACAATGCCAGCATTAAAAGAAGCAGTGCAAGCAGTAAAGGCTAGTGGATTAACTGGATTTAAAACAATCATTGGTGGAGCACCTGTTACTCAAGAATATGCAGATGAAATCGGTGCAGATGGATATGCTCCAGATGCAGGTAGTGCAGCGATGAAAGCGAAAGAATTAGTAGCTTCCTTATAA
- the yfcE gene encoding phosphodiesterase produces the protein MKLLIASDIHGSAYYCEKLIHAFKDEEADKLLLLGDILYHGPRNDLPKDYNPKKVIPMLNDIASDILCVRGNCDSEVDQMVLDFPIMAEYAIFYVENHMIYCTHGHKLIEDMKLPLNEGDILLCGHTHVPKYSKKVGYLYMNPGSVSIPKEDSAHGYMILEGKSFLWKDFEGNYYKRIEI, from the coding sequence ATGAAATTATTAATAGCATCAGATATTCATGGTTCCGCTTATTATTGTGAAAAATTGATTCACGCCTTTAAAGATGAAGAAGCGGATAAATTACTATTATTGGGTGATATCTTGTATCATGGCCCAAGAAATGATTTGCCTAAAGATTATAATCCTAAGAAGGTTATACCAATGTTAAACGATATAGCTTCAGACATACTATGCGTTAGAGGAAATTGTGATTCCGAGGTAGATCAGATGGTATTAGACTTTCCTATTATGGCAGAGTACGCCATTTTTTACGTTGAAAATCACATGATCTATTGTACTCATGGTCATAAGCTTATTGAAGACATGAAGTTACCATTAAATGAAGGAGATATTCTTTTGTGTGGGCACACTCATGTTCCTAAGTATAGTAAAAAAGTAGGCTATCTTTATATGAACCCAGGTTCCGTTTCGATACCTAAAGAAGATAGTGCACATGGGTATATGATTTTAGAGGGTAAGAGTTTTTTATGGAAAGACTTCGAAGGAAACTATTATAAGAGAATAGAAATTTAA
- a CDS encoding helix-turn-helix domain-containing protein: MMDYITVSEAAEKWGVSPRSITYHLVAGRIDGAIKKGHMWLIPATSPKPLDRRRKKVSDSFYTLLEQEDALFSVLNLFPIPMEVFSTDGICIFMNKVFLEFFCISNPSNIIGQFNILQDPFINDNLGLTDYFERVFSGEILSAHDVKVPFEEADNCYQSHEMYQQDITSFPLLGEDGEVAYIISSFMTKRIYLSRLDTIKAKEYIDTHWLDHFDLDKIATHVGLSRHHLTRLFKSFINMTPYSYYREIKLEKIKEALGDLDLNIGEAFSLCGADYSGGFARAFKRKMGMTPSEYRKTLQVNILDNKKQPEYSKSFEGTSLYPICESEEQLFQIAQLFPIPIQIFRNNGDIIFINDAVLRMWNVKDTSLIIGKYNLIRDPFANGQPKLKDSIHKAFAGEVVLISDVRIPLESFWEWYKKRSTVYDIEAIYTDILNFPISNEDGQMAYMVAVFFTSRIYQGKSEVAKAREYLENNWREEFDIDKIAKAACLSPSHLMRLFKKHTGMTPYSYYQEIKVARLKKALRNKNLSVTEAFLSCGFEYPGNFARFFKEKVGMTPSQYRKIVD, translated from the coding sequence ATGATGGATTATATTACCGTTAGTGAAGCGGCAGAAAAATGGGGTGTGTCCCCTCGTTCAATTACATACCATTTGGTTGCAGGGCGTATTGATGGTGCAATTAAAAAAGGTCATATGTGGTTGATACCAGCAACTTCTCCTAAACCTTTAGATAGGCGCAGAAAGAAAGTCTCTGACTCTTTTTACACACTTTTAGAGCAGGAAGATGCCCTTTTTTCAGTGCTTAATCTTTTTCCCATTCCAATGGAGGTGTTTTCTACTGACGGCATTTGTATATTTATGAATAAGGTATTTTTAGAGTTTTTCTGCATCTCAAATCCTTCGAATATTATCGGGCAATTCAATATCCTACAAGACCCCTTCATTAATGACAATTTAGGCTTAACAGACTATTTCGAACGTGTTTTTTCCGGAGAAATTCTCTCAGCACATGATGTAAAAGTACCTTTTGAGGAAGCCGATAACTGCTACCAATCCCATGAGATGTATCAACAAGACATTACTAGCTTCCCGCTATTGGGTGAGGACGGAGAAGTGGCTTATATTATTTCGTCGTTTATGACAAAGCGCATTTATCTGTCAAGGCTGGATACTATTAAGGCCAAGGAATATATAGATACCCATTGGCTAGATCATTTTGATTTAGATAAGATTGCAACTCATGTTGGCTTGTCCCGTCACCATCTCACACGATTGTTTAAGAGCTTTATCAACATGACGCCTTATAGCTATTATCGAGAGATTAAGCTTGAAAAAATCAAGGAAGCTCTCGGGGATTTAGACCTAAATATCGGCGAGGCATTTTCTTTATGCGGCGCTGATTATAGCGGGGGTTTTGCACGAGCTTTTAAAAGAAAGATGGGCATGACGCCTTCCGAGTACAGAAAGACCTTACAGGTTAATATATTGGATAATAAGAAACAACCAGAATATAGCAAATCTTTTGAGGGTACTTCTTTATATCCTATTTGTGAATCAGAGGAGCAACTTTTTCAAATCGCTCAACTTTTTCCTATCCCTATACAGATATTCAGAAACAACGGTGACATCATTTTTATCAATGATGCAGTTCTTCGGATGTGGAATGTTAAGGATACTTCTCTGATTATTGGAAAGTACAATTTAATTCGTGATCCCTTTGCGAATGGACAGCCCAAGCTTAAAGACAGTATCCACAAAGCCTTTGCGGGTGAAGTGGTTCTGATTTCAGATGTTCGAATCCCTTTGGAAAGCTTTTGGGAGTGGTATAAGAAGAGAAGTACTGTCTATGATATCGAAGCAATCTACACCGATATCCTAAATTTTCCTATTTCAAATGAAGACGGTCAAATGGCGTATATGGTAGCTGTCTTTTTCACAAGCAGAATCTATCAAGGGAAATCAGAAGTTGCAAAAGCCAGGGAATATCTTGAAAACAATTGGAGAGAAGAATTTGATATAGATAAAATTGCAAAGGCCGCCTGTTTAAGCCCTTCACATCTTATGCGGCTGTTTAAAAAGCATACTGGTATGACGCCCTATAGCTACTATCAGGAGATTAAGGTAGCCCGGCTTAAGAAAGCACTTCGGAATAAGAATTTAAGTGTAACCGAAGCCTTTTTATCTTGCGGCTTTGAATATCCAGGAAATTTTGCGAGATTCTTTAAGGAAAAAGTAGGCATGACGCCATCCCAATATCGAAAAATAGTGGATTGA
- a CDS encoding DUF1048 domain-containing protein — protein MKAKKVIEEMNKYSSDLNEQHQKIFDEILLKIRFSDLDEHDAEEFSHHCLNLFLQAEKENKSIKEILGTDDVSAFCNEYITEVKRNYHFMKKMYLKIKYIPMMLLIFSFWEIGVGSIFPKWIKERTFIMEAPITISTVVSTIFMILMVYLALHYIPKISFELNHGSKKQDHKWTFIFFLIFVLTTTFFVVSKLLFRQVLFTLNYLVFLALFGTIYALQYIIENVIDRGNVNE, from the coding sequence TTGAAAGCGAAAAAAGTAATTGAAGAAATGAATAAATACAGCAGTGATTTGAATGAACAACATCAAAAAATATTCGATGAAATACTCTTAAAAATTAGGTTTTCAGACTTAGATGAGCATGATGCTGAAGAGTTTAGTCATCATTGCTTAAATCTTTTTCTACAAGCAGAAAAAGAAAATAAAAGTATTAAAGAAATCCTTGGAACTGATGATGTTTCTGCTTTCTGCAATGAGTATATTACAGAAGTTAAAAGAAATTATCATTTCATGAAAAAGATGTATCTAAAAATAAAATATATACCTATGATGCTTCTCATTTTTAGTTTTTGGGAAATTGGAGTGGGTAGTATCTTTCCTAAATGGATAAAAGAAAGAACATTTATTATGGAAGCACCTATTACTATATCTACTGTGGTGAGCACCATCTTTATGATTCTAATGGTTTACCTTGCATTACACTATATACCTAAGATTTCATTTGAACTCAATCATGGAAGTAAAAAGCAAGATCACAAGTGGACTTTTATTTTCTTTTTAATTTTTGTCCTTACAACAACATTTTTTGTAGTAAGTAAATTATTATTTCGCCAAGTACTCTTTACATTAAATTACCTAGTATTTTTAGCCCTGTTTGGCACTATTTATGCCCTTCAATATATAATTGAAAATGTAATAGACCGAGGAAATGTAAATGAATAA
- a CDS encoding PadR family transcriptional regulator — MNKKSQLLKGSLEGCVLRIIDIEKETYGYEIARILKENGFEDISEGTLYPLYTRLQKNGLIAATMHKSDLGPLRKYYSLTDKGKKELEDFIDTWNYLTKCIHSIIRGNI, encoded by the coding sequence ATGAATAAAAAATCTCAATTATTAAAAGGAAGTTTAGAAGGATGTGTTTTGCGCATTATCGACATAGAAAAGGAAACATACGGTTACGAAATCGCTAGAATTTTAAAGGAAAATGGTTTTGAAGACATTTCAGAAGGCACCTTATACCCCTTGTACACAAGATTGCAAAAAAACGGACTTATAGCAGCCACGATGCATAAATCAGACTTGGGTCCTCTGAGAAAATACTACTCTTTAACAGACAAAGGAAAAAAGGAATTAGAAGATTTTATTGATACTTGGAACTATTTAACAAAATGCATCCATTCAATTATAAGAGGCAATATTTGA
- a CDS encoding GGDEF domain-containing protein, whose amino-acid sequence MFEARKVLVFLFVGIFLFYKIRILETMKKHREDSHVFIILICGLSLLFVGTFLDTFANYLHNQYIYLIIHTCFTVGSILFIIGIILWSNLTKRIINELEEVAHLDSLTRVLNRKGILKEYEALAKKGETFYLIICDLDGTKLINDTMGHLEGDKFICNTSQILTKLVGRKGHVSRIGGDEFLIIVVDSDSQFVEKTIVSIKDKIYRLYLEKDFGISIGYAAHPVDGQLFEELIEVADTRMYEDKNKHKINTSILG is encoded by the coding sequence ATGTTTGAAGCAAGAAAAGTACTGGTTTTTCTGTTTGTAGGTATTTTTTTATTCTATAAGATCCGAATTTTGGAAACTATGAAAAAACATAGAGAAGACTCTCATGTTTTTATTATCTTGATCTGTGGACTCTCACTACTGTTTGTAGGAACTTTTCTAGATACATTTGCAAACTATCTACATAATCAGTATATCTATCTTATAATACATACCTGCTTTACTGTAGGTTCTATCTTATTTATCATTGGAATCATTTTATGGAGTAATCTGACAAAGAGAATCATTAATGAATTGGAAGAGGTTGCACATTTGGATTCTTTAACACGAGTTTTAAATAGAAAAGGTATTTTAAAAGAATATGAAGCTTTAGCAAAGAAAGGTGAGACTTTTTATCTTATTATCTGTGATTTAGATGGTACAAAGTTAATAAATGATACAATGGGGCATCTAGAGGGGGACAAGTTCATTTGTAATACATCCCAAATATTAACTAAATTAGTAGGGAGAAAGGGACATGTTTCTAGAATTGGCGGAGACGAGTTTCTTATAATAGTAGTAGATTCAGACTCACAATTCGTTGAAAAAACAATCGTTTCTATAAAAGATAAAATATATAGACTCTATTTAGAAAAAGATTTTGGCATAAGTATTGGATATGCAGCGCATCCAGTTGATGGACAACTTTTTGAAGAACTAATAGAAGTTGCAGATACTAGGATGTATGAGGATAAAAATAAACATAAGATAAACACGAGTATTCTAGGCTAA
- the ygiD gene encoding 4,5-DOPA dioxygenase extradiol → MSKMPVVFIGHGSPMNAIEKNDYTKSWREIGQRIPKPKAIISFSAHWFTQGTKIMNEEKPRTIYDMYGFPDELYEIIYHSPGSPSLAQVTKNLISKETEYDNSWGIDHGTWSVLVHMYPKMDIPLFQISIDANASPEEHYEIGKALRSLRNEGVLLFGSGNIVHNLRLVDWNMGNEGFDWAYNFDDFIKENILERNHENILHFENKGNLAKLAVPTPDHFYPLLYILGASSEEDKVTIFNKSGELGSLTMTGYLFE, encoded by the coding sequence ATGTCAAAGATGCCAGTTGTTTTTATAGGGCATGGTTCTCCTATGAATGCTATCGAAAAGAATGATTATACAAAAAGTTGGAGAGAAATTGGACAAAGAATACCAAAACCCAAAGCCATAATCTCTTTTTCTGCTCATTGGTTTACACAAGGCACTAAAATTATGAATGAAGAAAAACCAAGAACTATATATGATATGTACGGGTTTCCTGATGAATTATATGAAATTATTTATCATTCACCTGGATCACCTAGCCTTGCTCAAGTTACTAAGAATTTAATTTCAAAAGAAACAGAATATGACAATTCTTGGGGAATAGATCACGGTACATGGTCCGTATTAGTTCATATGTATCCTAAGATGGATATCCCATTATTTCAAATAAGTATAGATGCCAACGCTTCGCCAGAAGAGCATTATGAGATAGGAAAAGCATTAAGATCCTTGAGAAATGAAGGGGTTCTGCTATTTGGTTCTGGTAATATCGTACACAACTTAAGATTAGTTGATTGGAATATGGGAAATGAGGGGTTTGATTGGGCTTATAATTTTGATGATTTTATAAAGGAAAATATCCTAGAGAGAAACCATGAAAATATTTTGCATTTTGAGAATAAAGGCAATCTTGCGAAGCTAGCAGTGCCAACGCCAGATCATTTTTATCCTTTGCTATATATACTTGGTGCTTCAAGTGAAGAAGATAAGGTGACTATTTTTAATAAGTCTGGTGAACTTGGCTCTTTAACGATGACAGGTTACCTTTTTGAGTAA
- a CDS encoding DUF2500 domain-containing protein: protein MFIDSIFFGGGFEIIFSIMFILVFCVIGVTLIKSILQWNKNNHSPRLTIAATVVAKRTNVSHHHHNTGDMGSFHSSSSTSYYVTFQIESGDRMELKVDGFEYGKLAEGDKGRLSFQGTRYLGFERRQFTPS from the coding sequence ATGTTTATAGATTCTATCTTTTTTGGAGGAGGTTTTGAAATTATTTTTTCTATAATGTTTATTTTGGTTTTTTGCGTAATCGGAGTTACACTAATTAAGAGTATTCTGCAATGGAACAAAAACAACCATTCTCCTCGACTAACTATAGCAGCGACCGTTGTAGCAAAACGCACAAATGTCAGTCATCATCACCATAATACAGGAGATATGGGTAGTTTCCATAGTTCCTCTTCCACAAGCTATTACGTGACTTTTCAGATAGAAAGCGGTGACCGAATGGAACTGAAAGTAGACGGTTTTGAATACGGAAAACTCGCAGAGGGTGACAAGGGTCGTCTGTCTTTTCAAGGAACCAGATATCTAGGTTTTGAACGTCGACAATTCACGCCCTCATAA